A region of the Candidatus Methylomirabilota bacterium genome:
ATCCGTCGGGATCAGTACACGGAGGCAGCTTATAGCTGAGGAGCTTCTCGGGCGGGTCATGCTCAGTGGTGTTCGCCAACAACCGGGGTGGCTGATCAGGATGCCGGTAGTCGGTCTCGTAGAGAAAGAGGTCGAGATCGGCGCCGGGCTGGTCGGGGTACGTCCGCGTGGTCGTCTTCTCCAGCCAGACGATGGCGACGCGCATCCGCTTCGCGGCATTTGATTTGATCCACGGGTTGAAGAAAAAGATCTCGCGGTCGAGATCACGGGCGCAGTTGTAGCCGGAGACGGCGCCCGAGAACACCCTGTCGTCGTCGCTGCTGCCCTCGAGGCGGATGATGTCGTCAGCGCGCGCGGCCTCGATCTCGCCAGCCCCGATCTGCCGCTGGATTCCCCGCATGACCGACCAGCTCGCCGAGGCCATGAGGATCGCCCGGGTCCGTTCCGGGCCGATGCTGGGGTCCCGAGTTTTCAAGAGGGCCGCCGCTCCGGCCACCATCGGCGCCGCTATGCTCGTCCCGATGTCGGAGATGATCCAGGGCTCGTCGTCGCTCAGGGTCACGATGTTCACCCCGGGCGCGAGCACCTCGGGCTTGTAGCGGTCGCCATGGCGGGACACCGGCGGGATGTCGGCCGACCACGGGTGGAGTCGGTGCCCCGTCCGGCGGGGGGTCCGAGCGTCCACCATTCCGACCGCCAGGACGTTGTAGCCGACGGCCGGCGATATCACGTGGGGACCGGTCTGGGGGACTTGGCCGACGGCCGCGACGATGACCTTCCCGAACCCGCGGAACCGGTAGACGAGCTCGTCGAAGCTTCGCGCCAGGAAAGCATAAGTATCTCTCTTCTCGGGCGCAACTCCGAAGCTCGCGTTGAGGATCTGCGCGTAATGACCCAAGGCCCATTCGGCCCGGTTGACGATCTCCTTGGGTGAACCGCTGCAGGAGCCGCCGACCCACAACTTGGCCCCGTGGGCGATGCCCCGGTAAACCGGATGCCGGCTGCGGGTGACGCCGGCCACGTGCATGGTGTGGGCGCCCGGACACGCGTAGACCGTATCCTGGATCACGGGGCCGAGATACGGGTTCGGCGCGGCGCGCCCGCCCAGGTCGAGCACGGCGACACAGGCTAACCGGGAGGGGCCTGTGCAGTTGCCCGTGATCCCGCGGGCCCAGACCTTGTCGGCCCGGATGGCCTTCGCGGCGATGTTGAGCTGCGGCTCGATGAGGTCGGCGGGCGCCGCGCGGCCGACGTCAGGGGGAGAATCCGCGACCCCGTTGAGGTAGATCCGGTCGACCTCCGGCCAG
Encoded here:
- a CDS encoding S8 family serine peptidase, with translation AYKVLNRRTDQYVRVSLDASGGAVDPEALEAAERAAHAARYGRLEPGLAEQLAGAAPDERIPVMIWLREPAGAPAAGPEPAPEQPRSPAQWAAAVAPVVAPVAEHLRLQGHPVATATYLPLVYTALTPATIRVVAAWPEVDRIYLNGVADSPPDVGRAAPADLIEPQLNIAAKAIRADKVWARGITGNCTGPSRLACVAVLDLGGRAAPNPYLGPVIQDTVYACPGAHTMHVAGVTRSRHPVYRGIAHGAKLWVGGSCSGSPKEIVNRAEWALGHYAQILNASFGVAPEKRDTYAFLARSFDELVYRFRGFGKVIVAAVGQVPQTGPHVISPAVGYNVLAVGMVDARTPRRTGHRLHPWSADIPPVSRHGDRYKPEVLAPGVNIVTLSDDEPWIISDIGTSIAAPMVAGAAALLKTRDPSIGPERTRAILMASASWSVMRGIQRQIGAGEIEAARADDIIRLEGSSDDDRVFSGAVSGYNCARDLDREIFFFNPWIKSNAAKRMRVAIVWLEKTTTRTYPDQPGADLDLFLYETDYRHPDQPPRLLANTTEHDPPEKLLSYKLPPCTDPDGCFSRFFHVRVKASRCDVSPSELGFAFRLSRAWDWDPAN